A part of Aspergillus flavus chromosome 5, complete sequence genomic DNA contains:
- a CDS encoding short chain dehydrogenase/reductase family protein, with product MTMMLPREGLYIDPIVKILRKTILHPIFTLTCLYFVKSSACAQYDKPAQMIAGTSVLLWLNDWLSAKSRNNWVIDDSWDWKKELVVVTGGSGGIGGGVAQRLATMGARVVVLDIIPLSYEPGNDRIIYYRCDLSDEKEIAAICEKIKSEIGHPTVLVNNAGLSRGQTVVEGSYSDNIITLKTNLLAPFLLSKEFLPSMIRQNHGHIVNISSMSAYIPPPGIADYAASKAGLIAFHECLGQELRAQNALKVRTSLAVLSFTRTPLFRGETNQSHFFMPLLHVDTVVEAIVDTLDSGLSRTIFLPGIFRLFAGLRGAPDWAQNLIRGGTKSLKVEFKGRQKIDPQTGRLVA from the exons ATGACTATGATGCTTCCCCGCGAAGGCCTTTATATTGACCCCATCGTCAAGATTCTACGGAAGACGATTCTCCATCCGATCTTCACTTTGACATGCCTTTACTTCGTTAAGTCAAGCGCTTGTGCGCAATATGACAAACCCGCTCAAATGATCGCAGGCACAAGTGTCCTTCTGTGGCTTAACGATTGGTTAAGTGCCAAAAGCCGGAACAATTGGGTCATAGATGATAGCTGGGATTGGAAGAAAGAGCTCGTCGTCGTGACTGGAGGGAGTGGCGGTATTGGTGGTGGAGTTGCGCAGCGTCTCGCGACTATGGGGGCTCGGGTTGTCGTTTTGGATATTATCCCCTTAAGCTATGAGCCTG GAAATGACCGCATCATATATTACAGGTGCGATCTCAGCGATGAAAAAGAGATCGCAGCCATTTGTGAGAAGATCAAATCAGAAATCGGCCATCCAACAGTTCTTG TCAACAATGCTGGTCTATCTCGTGGCCAGACAGTGGTCGAGGGCTCCTACAGTGACAACATCATAACCCTGAAGACCAACCTTCTGGCACCTTTCCTACTCTCAAAAGAATTCCTTCCATCTATGATCCGGCAGAATCACGGCCACATTGTCAATATTTCGTCGATGAGTGCTTATATTCCACCCCCAGGCATTGCGGATTATGCCGCGTCGAAAGCTGGTTTGATTGCGTTCCACGAG TGTCTTGGTCAAGAGCTGCGAGCTCAGAATGCGCTCAAAGTCCGTACTTCACTTGCAGTGCTGAGCTTTACCAGGACGCCCTTGTTCAGAGGAGAGACCAATCAGTCCCACTTCTTCATGCCGCTTCTGCATGTTGATACGGTCGTGGAAGCGATCGTTGACACACTTGACAGTGGTCTTAGCCGGACTATTTTCCTGCCGGGTATCTTTAGGCTTTTCGCAGGCTTG CGAGGGGCCCCTGATTGGGCGCAGAATTTGATCCGTGGTGGTACCAAATCTCTGAAAGTTGAATTCAAGGGGCGCCAGAAGATTGATCCGCAGACCGGAAGACTTGTTGCTTAA
- a CDS encoding putative monooxygenase produces MASKSTDVPTYSQIACVGAGLSAVALGATLQRWYGLEDIQFFERHPTSGGTWYINSYPGCGCDVPSALYSFSFAPNPNWTKLMPSNKEIKEYIDDVVDTYNLLPKMSFETEVVRTVWREDANRWLLYLRELKTGREYTHECQILFAATGQLVEPRPCEIPGASDFRGSIFHSARWDHSVDLNGKNVVVIGNGCTAAQIVPALANSGQVKSLTQIVRTKHWIFPAPNFTYPKVLQWIFRYVPLAMKLHRLHIFLVAENDFRLFPMTKGAARLREKRRKQVEKYMREASPRKYHDLLIPDFDVGCKRRIFDPGYLESLHQDNVLLTDAKTERITEEGIETDKGFIPADVIVLATGFQTNKFIPYMDVVGRNGETVSKHWGRYGGPAAYNCSALNGFPNFFILLGPNAATGHTSAMMAAENSINYALRILKPVLDGDASSVEVTAKAEHDYAYWVQDALSKRVWNAGCVSWYLNDQKWNSMSYPWTQGHYWWRSLFPTWSDWTIKVRQLSCVPSDRHAHTDS; encoded by the exons ATGGCTTCCAAGTCTACCGACGTTCCCACCTACAGCCAGATAGCCTGTGTTGGCGCCGGGTTATCAGCTGTGGCACTGGGCGCGACGCTGCAGAGATGGTATGGGCTGGAGGACATTCAGTTCTTCGAGCGACATCCCACAAGTGGCGGAACGTGGTACATCAACAGTTATCCAG GATGCGGCTGCGATGTGCCGAGTGCTCTTTACAgtttttcctttgccccAAACCCCAACTGGACAAAGCTTATGCCTTCAAACAAAGAGATCAAAGAGTATATCGATGATGTGGTGGATACCTATAACCTCCTCCCGAAAATGTCCTTCGAGACGGAAGTTGTCCGCACTGTTTGGAGAGAGGATGCAAACCGCTGGCTTCTTTACTTGCGGGAGTTGAAGACGGGACGCGAGTATACCCACGAATGCCAGATTCTCTTTGCAGCTACGGGTCAACTGGTCGAGCCGCGCCCATGTGAGATACCTGGTGCGTCGGATTTCAGAGGCAGCATCTTCCATTCAGCACGGTGGGATCACAGCGTCGATCTCAATGGAAAGAATGTTGTGGTGATTGGAAATGGGT GTACTGCTGCACAAATTGTGCCAGCTCTCGCCAACAGCGGACAAGTGAAGTCTCTCACGCAGATTGTCCGTACAAAGCACTGGATATTCCCAGCCCCCAACTTTACCTATCCCAAGGTACTACAGTGGATCTTCCGTTATGTCCCACTTGCCATGAAACTCCACAGACTCCACATATTTCTGGTTGCAGAGAATGATTTTCGCCTGTTCCCGATGACCAAGGGTGCAGCTAGACTGCGGGAGAAGAGACGAAAACAAGTCGAGAAGTACATGCGGGAAGCGAGCCCGCGTAAATACCATGATCTGCTTATTCCAGACTTTGATGTTGGATGCAAG AGGCGAATCTTCGACCCCGGCTACCTTGAATCACTACACCAGGACAATGTCCTTCTGACGGACGCGAAGACCGAAAGAATAACTGAAGAGGGAATAGAGACCGACAAAGGCTTCATTCCAGCTGACGTGATCGTCCTCGCTACAGGTTTCCAAACTAATAAATTTATTCCGTACATGGATGTTGTTGGGCGGAACGGCGAGACCGTCTCTAAACACTGGGGCAGATACGGAGGTCCTGCGGCCTACAATTGCTCTGCACTGAATGGATTCCCAAACTTCTTCATACTCCTTGGCCCTAACGCCGCGACCGGTCACACGTCCGCCATGATGGCTGCAGAGAA CTCTATAAACTATGCCCTCCGTATCCTCAAGCCAGTTTTGGATGGTGATGCCTCCTCTGTTGAGGTCACTGCCAAAGCTGAGCATGATTACGCGTACTGGGTACAGGACGCACTGAGTAAACGTGTTTGGAACGCTGGCTGTGTGTCG TGGTATCTCAACGACCAGAAATGGAACTCCATGTCTTATCCATGGACTCAAGGCCACTATTGGTGGAGAAGTCTATTTCCTACATGGTCTGACTGGACTATCAAGGTTCGACAACTAAGCTGCGTGCCGTCTGACCGACATGCCCATACTGATTCTTAA
- a CDS encoding RHS repeat protein — protein MLYSQGFNFDTYAEKGVDPRTGQYTCAIALYEVPSSVRNCPPFNLTLHYNPLNTDDVGLGKGWSFNLTSYEHRTAKTLFLSTGENYRVTELSSGVSVKDQKLKSFLFQKKNTHTYQVIHKSGQIEVLSNLNGVYNVSVPTEIYSANGRSLNLSWVHSGGQPRLSKVQEASQNLVAIDYTDAKVTITRAPGTSEAATFTLLRRNSQLVELQLPLAGTPSWRFTYGTFGLINVTSPAGAVENITYKNSGHLLPKGAPVQAIPYVISHTVRPLQGQPPIVSTYTYSDRNFLGYGGGLDWKDGEDNLYRMPADYEYSSTIQVVGGPTTKYTYNKFHLTVSTQLRQGMKEITQTNGYYALVNTGFDKQPTQYQLPKTVQTTYRDISTGASRTETTEYAFDDWGNPTTEVRPSGITITRDYYPSAGETELGQVLCPADPHGFQRYIKRETVTPAKSAYSTPTRSKRYTYMQLPTAANALIGYLVTIKQLQVMENAQRLSSTEYTYINQVQSRNHSRLQQQVTWLSDQYPTTHAWDYEYVGSEQLRQITSATSYDGHKTHEEERSSLVSGLTLSEWDENGIETEYQYDLMGRQTKTTVSSGTPYQATEQVEYVVLEDAGTRVTTTDGKGVQARYTTDGLERVLRVETQDDDGTWDQYNSYTGTFRVVQERSYNALDQCITETDIDWLRSGNTPTEQRTSRTLEYDDWGQVYKVTKNSGAVHLAITDPIAMTQTVGEEGEGQTRVHLNVFDAPTSEQLIRTNGTVYSTIEYTYDGLGRRMQIKDNSGHITKFTYDSFDRVIETTFPDSHSITTQYAAQSAAILPQSIGLKGTTGFSEQTYDGLDRLTRRTVGGRTSSNVYTGIAPMPTQLTTPKMNKIKLTYEPALDFTLTRRVTSDGVDAYKYDYQTADVVQLDSSFSKTSVGYLPSRLVSHEKIQAKDDSHSSEYVYSQAGKLQGYTDIHGQQHKIQYDSYGRPQSISLGTLKTTLGYDRADRIATSTVHDSKGGLSLSTKIVYDEFGRETQRTVNQGEKMLHQSTQSYGDTGLISGKGWRNGDGSLTRQESFQYDNLSRLVNYQCQGTQLPVDEKGRPIQQQKFTFNNYDGLTRIYTKFSNGSENTATYTYSSKDPTQLTRITNTHPDGMASIDLEYDANGCLTRDEQGRVLVYDVYGRLSAVYTNQNQLVCEYAYDAADRLVSQKVPNEPDTNLYYREDSLIAVKKGDSKTSYVSGGGMYWGQIVQKGATSHAQLWASDAQQSITSWLDTEQPGKVHSQEYTPYGLSLGGTAIGFTGQWRDPVTGWYHLGNGYRVYNPRLMCFHSPDAWSPFVSGEINPYAYCLGDPINRADPSGHFSWRAFTIALVGIAVGITVGILTAGAGVAVGIGISIAAGVVSDVVTGVIYDVASGKSPTWGSVGSDALWGFVGGVAGEAAGRAVAYGASAAFRQIGKQVSSAASGSLRAPLAAITEGAAGSAAGGATSKATTRTATQLPAWLVERFQKGLPPIGLHGGAPSGGKKAAQKAAQKAGQQAGPSTAPSPWTWSDTKAYRKGGHLLEDAHLSTYNDYKALVTGGQHPSQAARFRDLHFEQLRGRQRGQFTIRLSQEHRVAFTIDETARHIDVFHIGGHYPRAILLSAGPLAQL, from the coding sequence ATGCTCTACTCGCAAGGCTTCAACTTTGATACATATGCGGAGAAAGGTGTCGACCCTCGAACAGGTCAATATACCTGTGCCATTGCACTTTATGAGGTCCCCAGTAGTGTTCGCAACTGCCCCCCTTTCAATCTCACCCTTCACTACAACCCTTTGAACACCGATGATGTCGGTCTAGGTAAAGGGTGGTCCTTCAATCTCACTTCTTATGAGCATCGGACGGCAAAGACCCTCTTTCTCTCGACCGGCGAGAATTATCGAGTCACGGAGCTTTCGAGTGGGGTGTCGGTGAAGGATCAGAAGTTGAAGAGCTTTCTGttccagaaaaagaacaccCATACGTATCAGGTCATTCACAAGTCGGGTCAGATTGAGGTCTTGTCTAACCTCAACGGTGTCTATAATGTTAGTGTTCCGACCGAGATCTACAGCGCCAACGGTCGCTCACTGAACCTCTCCTGGGTGCATTCAGGCGGACAGCCTCGCCTCAGCAAAGTCCAGGAGGCCTCTCAGAACCTGGTAGCCATCGACTACACCGATGCGAAAGTGACCATCACCCGCGCCCCAGGCACCTCGGAGGCTGCGACATTCACCTTGTTGCGCCGCAATAGTCAGTTGGTAGAGCTCCAGCTCCCTCTCGCAGGCACCCCATCCTGGAGGTTCACCTATGGGACGTTTGGTCTGATCAATGTGACTAGCCCGGCCGGTGCGGTGGAAAACATCACCTACAAGAACAGTGGGCATCTCCTACCGAAGGGGGCACCAGTCCAGGCCATCCCATATGTGATCTCCCATACAGTACGTCCACTGCAGGGGCAGCCCCCTATCGTCTCGACCTATACTTACTCCGACCGCAATTTCCTCGGTTACGGTGGAGGCTTGGACTGGAAGGATGGGGAAGACAATCTTTACCGCATGCCGGCTGACTACGAATATTCCTCCACTATCCAAGTGGTGGGTGGACCAACAACCAAGTACACCTACAACAAATTCCACCTGACCGTCAGTACCCAACTACGACAAGGCATGAAAGAAATTACCCAAACCAACGGCTACTACGCCTTGGTGAATACCGGATTCGATAAGCAGCCGACTCAATACCAATTGCCCAAGACGGTTCAAACCACCTATCGGGATATATCCACTGGGGCATCGCGGACAGAGACCACGGAGTATGCATTCGATGACTGGGGCAATCCTACAACTGAAGTCCGCCCGAGTGGAATCACTATTACCCGCGACTACTACCCCTCGGCCGGTGAGACTGAGCTTGGTCAAGTCCTCTGCCCAGCCGATCCACATGGATTCCAGCGTTACATTAAACGGGAAACTGTCACTCCAGCCAAGAGCGCCTATTCGACACCAACTCGAAGCAAGCgctatacatacatgcaacTACCCACCGCTGCAAACGCACTGATAGGGTATCTGGTAACCATCAAGCAACTGCAAGTGATGGAGAACGCTCAACGGCTATCCAGCACAGAGTACACGTATATAAATCAAGTCCAGTCGAGGAACCATAGTCGCCTGCAGCAACAGGTCACTTGGTTGTCTGATCAGTATCCAACAACCCATGCATGGGATTACGAATATGTGGGTTCGGAACAGCTGAGACAGATTACCAGTGCTACTAGTTATGATGGCCATAAAACTCATGAGGAAGAGCGCTCTTCTTTGGTTTCCGGGCTGACCCTCTCCGAGTGGGATGAGAACGGTATTGAGACTGAATATCAGTACGACCTAATGGGTCGACAGACTAAGACCACAGTGTCTTCCGGGACGCCCTACCAAGCCACGGAGCAGGTCGAATATGTGGTTCTTGAAGACGCTGGCACGCGTGTCACGACAACTGATGGCAAAGGGGTGCAAGCTCGCTATACCACAGATGGTCTAGAAAGAGTGCTGCGGGTTGAGAcccaggatgatgatggcacCTGGGACCAGTACAATTCCTATACCGGGACTTTCCGTGTTGTTCAGGAACGTAGCTACAATGCACTGGATCAGTGCATTACAGAGACAGATATCGACTGGCTTCGAAGTGGGAACACGCCCACAGAGCAGCGGACTAGCCGCACACTCGAGTACGACGACTGGGGCCAAGTCTACAAGGTCACCAAGAATAGTGGTGCGGTCCATTTGGCAATCACAGATCCCATTGCCATGACACAAACAGTTGgcgaagagggagaaggtCAAACTCGAGTTCACCTAAATGTGTTCGATGCTCCTACATCCGAACAGCTTATCAGGACCAATGGAACCGTCTATAGCACGATTGAGTATACATATGACGGGTTGGGTCGCCGAATGCAGATAAAAGATAATTCTGGACATATCACGAAGTTCACCTACGACAGCTTCGACCGTGTGATCGAGACCACCTTTCCCGACAGCCACTCCATCACCACGCAATACGCTGCGCAAAGTGCGGCAATCCTGCCTCAGTCCATCGGCCTCAAAGGTACTACTGGGTTCAGTGAGCAAACATACGATGGCCTAGACCGGCTGACACGACGTACTGTGGGCGGGCGCACAAGCAGCAATGTCTATACCGGAATTGCGCCCATGCCGACACAACTCACCACACCCAAGATGAATAAAATCAAACTCACCTATGAGCCCGCATTAGATTTTACGTTGACCAGGCGAGTTACAAGCGATGGGGTCGACGCTTATAAGTATGATTATCAGACGGCCGATGTTGTACAACTCGACAGCTCTTTCTCTAAAACCAGCGTGGGATATTTGCCATCCCGTCTAGTATCGCATGAGAAGATACAAGCCAAAGATGACTCCCATTCATCTGAGTACGTCTACTCACAAGCTGGGAAGCTTCAAGGGTACACAGACATTCACGGGCAACAGCATAAAATCCAATACGATAGCTACGGCAGACCTCAGTCAATTAGCTTAGGGACATTGAAGACCACGTTAGGCTATGATCGGGCAGATCGCATCGCCACAAGCACCGTTCATGATAGCAAGGGCGGCTTAAGCCTCTCCACGAAAATAGTTTACGACGAGTTTGGTCGCGAGACCCAGCGTACGGTCAACCAGGGCGAAAAGATGTTGCATCAATCGACTCAGTCGTACGGCGACACGGGCTTAATTTCTGGAAAGGGTTGGAGAAATGGGGATGGAAGCCTGACCAGACAGGAGAGCTTCCAATACGACAACCTGAGTCGGTTAGTTAACTACCAATGCCAAGGAACTCAGCTACCAGTTGATGAAAAGGGTCGCCCAATCCAGCAACAAAAATTTACGTTTAACAACTACGACGGTCTTACCCGCATTTATACCAAGTTCAGCAATGGCAGTGAAAACACTGCGACCTACACATACAGCTCCAAAGACCCAACCCAGCTCACCCGTATCACTAATACGCATCCTGATGGTATGGCGTCGATTGATCTCGAGTACGATGCGAATGGCTGTCTCACGCGCGATGAGCAAGGCCGAGTGCTTGTCTACGATGTATACGGCCGGTTAAGCGCTGTATATACCAACCAGAACCAGCTTGTATGCGAATATGCCTATGATGCCGCCGACCGGCTTGTGTCTCAGAAGGTCCCGAACGAGCCTGATACCAACCTATACTACCGGGAAGATAGCTTGATTgctgtgaagaagggagacaGCAAGACTAGCTACGTATCCGGTGGGGGAATGTACTGGGGACAGATCGTTCAAAAAGGGGCCACCAGCCATGCGCAACTCTGGGCCTCGGACGCACAGCAGTCCATCACTTCATGGCTAGACACAGAGCAGCCGGGTAAGGTCCATTCTCAAGAGTATACGCCGTATGGCCTCAGCTTGGGAGGCACGGCCATCGGTTTTACAGGGCAATGGCGAGACCCCGTGACCGGATGGTATCATCTTGGGAATGGATACCGTGTCTACAATCCCCGTTTGATGTGCTTCCACAGCCCAGACGCATGGAGCCCCTTCGTTTCAGGTGAGATCAACCCATATGCCTACTGCCTCGGGGACCCCATCAACCGTGCCGACCCGAGTGGCCATTTCAGCTGGCGTGCCTTCACGATTGCCCTGGTTGGAATCGCGGTGGGCATTACAGTTGGCATCCTCACCGCGGGGGCAGGAGTTGCGGTTGGAATTGGTATCAGCATTGCCGCCGGTGTAGTCTCTGATGTAGTTACCGGTGTCATCTACGACGTGGCCAGCGGGAAATCACCGACATGGGGAAGTGTGGGGTCGGATGCCCTCTGGGGGTTCGTTGGAGGCGTCGCCGGTGAGGCGGCAGGCAGAGCGGTCGCCTATGGAGCCAGCGCAGCGTTTCGGCAGATTGGAAAGCAGGTGTCAAGCGCGGCCAGTGGATCCCTGCGGGCGCCTTTGGCAGCCATCACAGAAGGTGCGGCTGGGAGTGCTGCAGGAGGAGCTACATCCAAGGCCACGACACGCACTGCTACACAGCTTCCTGCGTGGCTGGTGGAGAGGTTTCAAAAAGGTTTGCCGCCTATAGGGCTTCATGGAGGAGCACCATCCGGGGGTAAAAAGGCAGCGCAGAAAGCAGCGCAGAAAGCAGGTCAGCAGGCCGGCCCATCTACGGCACCCAGTCCCTGGACTTGGAGCGACACCAAGGCCTACAGAAAGGGAGGACACCTACTAGAAGACGCTCACTTGTCGACGTATAATGATTACAAGGCACTGGTTACTGGTGGGCAACATCCGTCCCAAGCTGCGAGGTTTAGGGACCTGCATTTCGAACAGCTGCGTGGTAGGCAAAGAGGCCAGTTCACTATTCGACTGAGCCAGGAGCACCGAGTTGCCTTTACTATTGACGAGACGGCGAGGCACATAGATGTATTCCACATAGGAGGACACTATCCGAGGGCTATCCTTTTATCTGCCGGTCCGCTGGCACAACTTTAG